A stretch of Aspergillus nidulans FGSC A4 chromosome VI DNA encodes these proteins:
- a CDS encoding uncharacterized protein (transcript_id=CADANIAT00010054) encodes MFDGPRTQLSVYLCNCTRPNNSIALIVDIGGLGTMGANGQNPDLYQPYKNPGGSSPTPAPRTDQDQQYGEIPKAHEPEIYDIEDLPPDTPGFGLKSEVVKPYAIEEPEEELTSETEVSTAQLRQRKHWEDLISSMEMLYCNSDHDNPGSIRPKRGRKRKPTITNPVRTAPSGEPAFVTDAQYASPSLSSKRARKKEELPKERYLDSDEEVTTRRSRGLSSSSNASVSTDTSGANMTNGFPTPEDMDID; translated from the exons ATGTTTGACGGTCCTCGCACTCAGCTGAGTGTGTACTTG TGCAACTGCACTCGCCCGAACAACTCGATTGCCCTTATTGTGGATATTGGGGGCCTCGGTACTATGGGAGCAAACGGCCAAAACCCGGATCTGTATCAACCTTACAAGAATCCGGGCGGAAGCAGCCCGACGCCTGCTCCTCGAACCGACCAAGATCAACAGTACGGAGAAATCCCTAAAGCTCACGAACCAGAAATATATGACATTGAGGACTTACCTCCTGATACTCCGGGATTTGGTCTCAAAAGTGAGGTAGTGAAACCGTATGCCATTGAGGAGCCAGAGGAGGAACTTACGTCCGAAACGGAGGTGTCAACAGCGCAGCTAAGACAGCGCAAACACTGGGAGGACCTGATCTCTTCGATGGAAATGTTGTACTGCAACTCCGATCATGACAATCCAGGATCAATCCGTCCAAAGAGGGGCCGGAAAAGAAAGCCTACTATCACAAATCCCGTCCGAACTGCCCCGTCCGGAGAGCCCGCCTTTGTAACCGATGCACAATATGCGAGCCCTAGTTTGAGCTCGAAACGGGCGAGGAAAAAAGAGGAATTGCCTAAAGAAAGATATCTGGACTCGGATGAAGAGGTTACCACCAGACGATCTCGAGGATTGAGTAGTTCATCCAACGCCTCTGTGTCTACGGATACTAGCGGCGCTAACATGACGAATGGATTTCCTACCCCGGAGGATATGGACATAGATTAA
- a CDS encoding uncharacterized protein (transcript_id=CADANIAT00010055), whose amino-acid sequence MATRTSSRHAAQKAKEAMAAAPDIKRRGPLSTKRKGSTNKSPEPKREKKSTEEQSERVEKEEPQTPEKVEAEAKPAVQSDEKRADGPGAKDRKPEAKAEESPQDNLEKPQDKARAETQEEPEGRREVPDNKLKDSSDEMDAGLKTTEKREEIVPSNILEKGIIYFFYRGRVNVEEAHGVQDVARSFFILRPTPMGASMDSERGAVDSGAKCRLMMLPKKRFPRSGKDREMGFVEKAGASVKQLQEDFIAGDTYETSTRGTREIPEAKPYAEGVYAMTSTKRATHIVYHITLPERLGEIQEDFGLSERGSWLVQSKNPKFPSPPSARLPKEPEYPESILEEFGELRWIPARPELLDYPNAQFLMVGSAAGDLGKAATAEEGDKRPEEEQPEEELSKMEEENEERVESLGGEHAIYKDLGYHAQEKYSKLETTWK is encoded by the exons ATGGCAACGCGAACTTCTAGCCGTCACGCTGCCCAAAAGGCGAAGGAGGCCATGGCAGCTGCTCCGGATATCAAGAGAAGAGGGCCCCTTAGCACAAAGCGCAAAGGTTCCACTAATAAATCCCCTGAGccaaagagggagaagaaaagtaCTGAGGAACAATCCGAGAGggtcgagaaggaagaacCTCAAACACCTGAGAAAGTAGAAGCTGAAGCGA AACCGGCTGTTCAGTCAGATGAAAAGCGGGCGGATGGGCCAGGGGCGAAGGATCGAAAGCCTGAAGCTAAGGCAGAAGAATCACCGCAGGATAATTTAGAGAAACCTCAAGACAAAGCTCGAGCAGAAACCCAGGAGGAACCTGAAGGGCGTCGTGAGGTTCCGGACAACAAACTGAAGGATTCTTCAGACGAAATGGATGCCGGTTTGAAGACGACTGAGAAACGAGAAGAGATTGTTCCATCGAACATCCTCGAGAAGGGCATTATTTACTTCTTCTACCGCGGTAGAGTGAATGTCGAAGAGGCGCACGGTGTCCAGGATGTAGCGCGGAGTTTCTTTATACTACGTCCGACGCCAATGGGAGCATCAATGGACAGTGAACGGGGGGCAGTGGATTCCGGCGCAAAGTGTCGATTGATGATGTTGCCGAAAAAGAGATTTCCAAGATCAGGAAAGGACAGGGAGATGGGATTTGTCGAGAAAGCGGGAGCTTCAGTGAAACAGCTGCAAGAAgatttcattgctggcgaTACTTATGAGACTTCTACTCGTGGTACGCGTGAGATTCCAGAGGCAAAACCATATGCGGAGGGTGTTTATGCCATGACCTCGACCAAGCGAGCAACGCACATTGTCTACCATATCACACTGCCGGAGAGGCTTGGAGAAATTCAAGAGGATTTTGGACTCAGTGAACGCGGTAGCTGGCTTGTGCAGTCCAAAAACCCAAAGTTCCCTAGTCCCCCGTCTGCCCGTCTTCCGAAGGAGCCAGAATATCCAGAGAG CATTCTAGAGGAATTCGGAGAGCTTCGCTGGATACCGGCCAGACCCGAGTTACTTGACTATCCGAACGCCCAGTTTCTGATGGTTGGTTCGGCAGCTGGAGACCTCGGGAAAGCCGCGACAGCTGAGGAAGGCGACAAGAGaccggaagaagagcagccTGAGGAAGAACTGTcaaagatggaggaggaaaatgaGGAGAGGGTTGAGTCGCTAGGTG GTGAGCACGCGATCTACAAAGATCTGGGATATCATGCTCAGGAGAAATACTCTAAGCTGGAGACCACTTGGAAGTAG
- a CDS encoding esterase-like/phytase family protein (transcript_id=CADANIAT00010056), with protein MKWSFLLKTLPLTAASAVAAPGCSARYNLTAVNTTTCGGITYTYIGLDGYGFVESNVRDKYGDTLAGLGSSAVLEKGSWHKKSSSSYSGIFYLLPDRGWNTNGTLNFNPRIHKFELSLTLVPRASAQTPSKPNLAFKYLDTILLTDPRGKPLTGLDPDFTGNISYPGYPPLPAATYVGDGFGGAGSGGKRVALDSEGLAIDQEGYFWVSDEYGPYIYRFNKNGKMVLALQPPEAYLPRRNGLLSFSAASAPLYTPDKLPNPEDPESGRNNNQGFEALTISPDGRTLTVMIQSALNQEGGPKKKYRQPARLLQYDISNPNNPQYKHDNFLILSRDSGFGAGLSETLSVYRQADIFSISNSTTDLKVKEYNFPRGSIASSEGILDTNITPAEYCPFLDFNINSELAKFGLHNGGEQDSGLLNEKWESLVLVPVEPENGQNKGKDNKTEYFLFSFSDNDFITQDGAMNFGRLPYADESGFNLNSQALVFRDN; from the exons ATGAAGTggtctttcctcctcaaaACCCTGCCTCtgacagcagcatcagcggTTGCTGCTCCCGGATGCAGTGCTCGATATAACTTAACCGCTGTCAATACGACTACGTGTGGAGGCATAACTTACACCTACATCGGTCTCGACGGATATGGATTCGTCGAATCCAACGTTCGGGACAAGTACGGTGACACCTTAGCTGGCCTCGGGAGCTCTGCGGTGCTTGAAAAGGGCTCGTGGCACAAGAAAAGTAGCTCATCATACTCAGGCATCTTCTATCTTCTTCCTGACCGTGGCTG GAACACGAACGGAACGCTGAACTTCAACCCGCGCATTCACAAGTTCGAGCTATCTCTTACACTTGTGCCTCGCGCCTCAGCGCAAACCCCCTCCAAGCCTAACCTGGCCTTCAAGTACCTAGACACAATCCTCCTCACCGACCCAAGGGGTAAGCCGCTTACCGGTCTTGACCCCGATTTCACAGGCAATATATCATACCCAGGCTATCCACCTCTTCCCGCAGCAACCTACGTCGGTGATGGATTTGGCGGCGCTGGCTCCGGCGGGAAACGCGTCGCCCTTGACTCCGAGGGCCTGGCGATCGACCAAGAAGGCTACTTCTGGGTTTCAGACGAGTATGGGCCTTATATCTACCGCTTCAACAAGAATGGGAAAATGGTTCTAGCCCTGCAGCCCCCTGAGGCCTATCTTCCGCGCCGTAACggccttctctccttcagcgcAGCTTCTGCACCTCTTTACACACCCGATAAGCTGCCTAATCCTGAAGACCCGGAATCAGGCCGCAACAACAACCAGGGTTTCGAAGCTCTCACGATTTCGCCCGATGGCAGGACGCTCACCGTGATGATCCAATCTGCTCTCAACCAGGAAGGTGGGCCAAAAAAGAAGTACCGCCAACCAGCCCGTCTGCTTCAGTACGACATTTCaaaccccaacaacccacAGTATAAGCACGA CAATTTCCTAATACTATCACGCGACtcgggctttggggcaggCCTATCAGAAACACTCTCTGTATACCGGCAAGCGGATATCTTCTCTATTTCAAACTCAACCACCGacctcaaggtcaaggaaTACAACTTCCCGAGGGGCTCGATCGCTAGCTCGGAGGGAATTCTGGACACCAACATTACCCCGGCCGAGTACTGCCCTTTTCTAGACTTTAACATTAATTCAGAGCTGGCTAAGTTCGGTTTGCATAATGGCGGCGAACAGGATTCAGGGCTTCTCAACGAGAAATGGGAGTCTTTGGTTCTCGTTCCTGTTGAGCCGGAGAATGGTCAAAACAAGGGCAAGGACAATAAGACGGAGTATTTCCTCTTCTCGTTCAGTGATAATGATTTCATTACTCAGGATG GAGCCATGAACTTTGGCCGCTTGCCCTACGCTGATGAATCTGGGTTCAATCTTAACAGCCAGGCACTGGTGTTTAGG GATAATTGA
- a CDS encoding putative tubulin-specific chaperone c (transcript_id=CADANIAT00010057) — MSAAEFEHARRQSVSENQTIQNSDIPLKERFFRYFQHETTALQEQMEKLADTSLVGGERMDATDYCLAWIARLSNEVRDAASYIPTYDQRIYAEAIKTLQDKLAETRATVEPRPRFSFKNKRSTAAPGPITSMPDAAELMVQGQLGVPGYPSPGVSSVGSSAPGTPNYPNTPLNEPDKQLHLLRPTVPTSIPKIAVDNPTEDVKEQRSTNFAATSVSSVTVNNHKGMHIMLPASGSTASVPASITSIKRCVIDMSIPTANGKPYASLTVKDASDSLLLCGAINGPAHVTGVRNSIIVVNCRQFRMHDCRDVDVYLSSSSNPIIEDCEGIRFGRIPRAYHTLEHDRLDSDDRWSLVEDFKWIKPEPSPNWSLLGQDAGVPEEVWTEIVPGGPGWSSDQILRAVNILQS, encoded by the exons ATGTCGGCAGCCGAGTTTGAACATGCCCGTCGGCAGTCCGTTTCCGAGAACCAAACAATACAAAACTCGGATATACCGCTGAAAGAACGTTTCTTCCGCTATTTCCAGCATGAAACCACCG CCTTGCAGGAACAGATGGAGAAACTCGCGGATACTTCCCTGGTTGGGGGAGAGCGGATGGACGCAACTGATTACTGCCTAGCCTGGATTGCACGACTTTCCAATGAAGTCAGGGATGCCGCCAGTTACATTCCTACTTATGATCAGCGGATATATGCTGAA GCTATAAAGACTCTCCAGGACAAGTTAGCGGAGACTCGAGCGACGGTAGAGCCACGACCTAGATtcagcttcaagaacaaaaGGAGCACCGCAGCTCCAGGCCCCATCACCTCGATGCCAGATGCGGCAGAGCTGATGGTCCAAGGTCAGCTTGGCGTGCCAGGATATCCCTCACCTGGTGTATCCTCCGTTGGTTCATCGGCCCCTGGAACACCCAACTATCCCAATACCCCTTTGAATGAACCTGATAAGCAGCTCCATCTGTTAAGACCAACTGTCCCGACGTCTATCCCGAAAATAGCCGTCGATAATCCCACTGAAGACGTAAAGGAGCAGCGCAGTACAAACTTTGCAGCGACTTCCGTCTCATCAGTGACTGTAAACAATCATAAAGGAATGCACATCATGCTTCCAGCCTCAGGATCAACAGCGTCGGTACCAGCGTCCATCACCTCAATCAAGCGCTGCGTCATCGACATGTCTATTCCCACAGCAAACGGCAAACCATACGCGAGTCTGACGGTGAAAGACGCATCTGACAGTCTCCTTCTTTGTGGTGCAATTAATGGACCCGCACACGTCACGGGTGTTCGGAATAGCATTATCGTCGTAAATTGTCGCCAGTTCCGCATGCACGATTGCAGAGATGTAGACGTTTATCTGAGTTCGTCCAGCAACCCGATCATTGAGGATTGTGAAGGCATACGGTTTGGCCGTATCCCGCGGGCATAT CATACGCTTGAACACGACCGCCTGGACAGTGATGACAGATGGAGCCTCGTCGAGGACTTCAAATGGATTAAGCCAGAGCCGAGCCCTAACTGGAGTTTACTCGGTCAGGATGCCGGGGTTCCAGAGGAGGTTTGGACTGAAATTGTTCCTGGCGGTCCCGGTTGGTCCTCTGATCAGATTCTGCGTGCGGTCAATATCCTTCAGTCTTAA